In the genome of Longimicrobiales bacterium, the window TGATGCTCGTGGCAGCATCGGCGCAGGGTGACCGGATGCCCGACGCCTTGCTGCACGGAATCGTTGTCGATGCCTCGACGGGTCTGCCGGTCGCGAGCGCGGCGGTGCGCATCCGTGAATCCGGCCGCGCGGAGCTGTCGCACTCCGATGGCACTTTCCACTTCGACGGCATTCCATCCGGGACGCACACGCTGACGGTCGAGCGGCTCGGATACGCGCCGCTGGAGCGACGCATCGAGGTGGCAGACAGCGTCCCGACGCGGGTCGAGCTGCGACTGACACCGAGCGCGCTGCACCTGTCGGCCATCATTGTGACGGGTGCGGGCAGCGAGCGTGCCGCAGATGCCAGCTACCGCTCCATGGCGGTGCTGAGCGATGCCGAGCTGCGCCGGAAGCTGGGCGGCAGCCTCGCGGCGACGCTCGCGGGAGAGCCGGGCCTGACGCAGCGCTATAACGGTCCCGTCGCGGCGCAGCCGGTTGTGCGCGGTTTGAGCGGCGACCGTGTGCTGGTCCTGGAGGATGGACAGCGCACCGGCGACATCGCCGCCATGTCGGCGGATCACGCGGTCACCATCGAGCCGCTCACGGCGGAGCGCATCGAGGTCGTGCGCGGGCCCGCCGGCGTGCTGTACGGCAGCAACTCGCTCGGCGGTGTGATCAACGTCATCCGCGAAGAGGTGCCGCGCACCGCGCCGGAGGCGGTCACAGGCATGGCCACGGCACAACTGGAATCGGTGAACCGCGGCATGACCGCCGGCGGCACGATCTCCGCTCCGGCCGGACCGCTCGCGTTGCGGGCCGAGCTGAGCGGCAGGACTGCCGGCGACACGCGCACGCCCGAGGGCGATCTGCCCGGTACGCAGCTCGATGGTTACAACGCGGGCATCGGTGCGAGCCGTGTCTGGCAGCGGGGCCACGCCGGCGCGGCGTTCCGCGACTATGCGGTGAGCTACGGCGTGCCCGGCACGTTCAGTGGCGAAGTCATCCCGGGCGGGCATGCCGGCGGCGTGGAAATCGAGCTGCGCAGGAGCACGGCGCACGTGGAAGGCCGACTCCTCGGGAGGGGCAGCCTGCGCTCGATCGAAGCGGACGCGAACTTCGTTCGCTTCGACCAGCGCGAGCTCGAGCTGGGCGGGACGGACGGGCCCCTGCTCGGCACGCACTTCCGACAGTACAGCGCGAACGGCAATGTGCGCGTGCATCATCGGCACACACCCGGCGGCATGCGTCTGGAGGGCGCCGTCGGCGCGTCCGGCATGTTCCGTGACCTGGGCGTCGCCGGTGCACGCACCGGGACCCGCCCGGCCCGGAGCTATTCCGCTGCAGCGTTCGCGTTCGAGGAGTTCGGCCTCGCGCCGTTCCACATCGAGCTGGGCGCGCGTTACGACTGGACCAGGATCGATCCAATCGAGACGTCGTCCGGTGCAAACGACGATGTGCGGCGGCGGGAGTTCCAGTCGGTTTCCGGCTCCATCGCTGCGTTGTATCGCCCCGCCGAGCGGCTGACGACCGGTGTCAGCATCTCGCGTTCGTTCCGCACCCCATCCATCGAGGAGCTGTTCTCCGATGGACCGCACCTGGCGAACTACTCCTACGACATCGGCAATCCGGAGCTGACCGCCGAGTACGGCCTCGGTGTGGATGTCTTCCTGCGGACGTCGCTGCCTTCGTTCCATGCGGAGATCGGCGTGTTCCGCAATGCCATTTCCGATTTCATCTACTACGCCCCGACCGGCGAGCTGGACCCCCGTCTCGGCCAGTACCCGGTGTACCGGGCGGCGCAGAGCGACGTAGTGCTCAGCGGCGTGGACGGCAGCATCCAGTGGGAAGCAAGCGAGGGCTGGGTCGTGGAGGGATCGGGAAGCTACGTTCGCGGCCGGCGTGCGGCGGAGGACGGCGACGTGGACCTGCCGGCCATGCCGCCGCTGCATGGTTCACTCGACGTGCGACGTGACGGCGCGCGGTTCTTCGCCGGCCTCGGGCTGGAAGGCGCCGCCGCGCAGAACCGGGTCGGCGAGTTCGAGCAGCCGACACCTGCGTACGCGCTCGTCAACGCAACGACCGGCCTGCGCTGGACCGGGTTCGGCAGGCTCAACACGCTCACTGTGCGCGTCCAGAATGCGCTCGACACCGCGTGGCGCGAGCATCTGTCGCGCATCCGTCAGGTCGCGCCACAGCCGGGCCGTAACGTGCAGGTGCTGTATCGGATCGCGATCTGACGCGAATCGGACAACCTTTCGACCCTCAGTCTCCGCGATCGGCGGAATCACCATTTACACGGAGCTGGACAATGCGCAATACTTTCGCTCGTACGCTCGGCCTGCCGCTCGTCGCGGTCGCACTGCTGGTCGGTTCCGCATGCCACAATCCGATCGAGCCGGAGGACCACCCGGAAGCGGGAGGTGTGGTCATTCTCGATGCGGGCACCGGCGCCGTTCTGGCCACGTCCGTTGGTGCGGGGAGCGTGTTCAACCAGCCGCTCACCCTGAGTGTTTCGGATGTCCTGGAAGTGGAAATCATGTTCCTCGATGCCGACGCGCCGGCCGACCTGGCCCGCGCCTTCTTCCCGGACGCAGCCGAGGGCGAAACTCTGTCGGTAGTCATTGACAATGAAGCCATCGTCACCTATGCCGACCACGGCGATCACGGTGACTTCACGGCGCATGCAGCCGGCCAGACCACGCTCGAGGTCAGACTGATGCACGGTGGTCACGACGACTTCCGCACTGGTGCCCTGACCGTCGTCGTGGAGTGACCTGAGCCCCGGCGTCCGGGACAGGCAGCGGCTGGCGCCAGCCGGTCATGCTGTCCTGCCCGGCCCCGGGCTGGTCCGGTAACCATTCCCGCCCGTTCGACATCCCATATCCAGGACCCCCTTCCCGGAGGCACGGTGATGTCGGACGATCCGAAGCGGACCACGAACCATCCTTCCTTCGAGCACCGCATGCACGAGCGGTATCCGGACGCGCGGATCCTGCACGGAATCCGGGACGACGTGCGGTACGCGCTGCGCTCGCTCCGGCGAACCCCCGGCTACGCGGCTGTCGTGGTGCTCACGCTGGGTCTCGGCATCGGTGCGGCGACCTCGACGCAGGCGGTGATCGACCCGCTGCTGCTGCGGCCGCTGGCATTCCCGGATCCGGACCGCCTCGTCACGCTGGACAGCGGGCTGCTGCCCGGCGAGTTCGACATCCTGCGACGGCACACGCGCGCGTTCGTCCGGCTGTCGCTGATGAATTCGAACATCGCATTCGGCCTGTCGGGTGCCGGCGAGGCCGAGCGGGTGTCGGGTGCGACAGTGACGCCGGACTTCTTCACGACGCTCGGCGTGCGCCCGGTGCTCGGCACACTTCCCGACGCATCCGCGAGCGAGACGGCTGTGCTGTCGTACGACCTGTGGCAGCAGCGCTTTGGAGGTGCATCAGACGTGATCGGACGCGCGGTGCGGATCGACGGGCGGCCGGTCGTCGTGAGTGCAGTGATGCCGCGCAGTTTCAGCTATCCATCGCGCACGCAGCTATGGCTGGCCGCGCCGCTCGATGCCGCACACGTCGGCGCGTTCTGGGGCATGGGAGGACATCGCATGGTGGGCCGGCTCCAGGCGGGTGCGAGCGAAGCACAGGCGCAGGCGGAGGTCCGCGCGCTGTCGGCGGAGATGAGTGCGGCGAATCCGCTGTGGACCCCAGCCGCCGATTATC includes:
- a CDS encoding TonB-dependent receptor, translated to MNTRFSHAYIVAAALMLVAASAQGDRMPDALLHGIVVDASTGLPVASAAVRIRESGRAELSHSDGTFHFDGIPSGTHTLTVERLGYAPLERRIEVADSVPTRVELRLTPSALHLSAIIVTGAGSERAADASYRSMAVLSDAELRRKLGGSLAATLAGEPGLTQRYNGPVAAQPVVRGLSGDRVLVLEDGQRTGDIAAMSADHAVTIEPLTAERIEVVRGPAGVLYGSNSLGGVINVIREEVPRTAPEAVTGMATAQLESVNRGMTAGGTISAPAGPLALRAELSGRTAGDTRTPEGDLPGTQLDGYNAGIGASRVWQRGHAGAAFRDYAVSYGVPGTFSGEVIPGGHAGGVEIELRRSTAHVEGRLLGRGSLRSIEADANFVRFDQRELELGGTDGPLLGTHFRQYSANGNVRVHHRHTPGGMRLEGAVGASGMFRDLGVAGARTGTRPARSYSAAAFAFEEFGLAPFHIELGARYDWTRIDPIETSSGANDDVRRREFQSVSGSIAALYRPAERLTTGVSISRSFRTPSIEELFSDGPHLANYSYDIGNPELTAEYGLGVDVFLRTSLPSFHAEIGVFRNAISDFIYYAPTGELDPRLGQYPVYRAAQSDVVLSGVDGSIQWEASEGWVVEGSGSYVRGRRAAEDGDVDLPAMPPLHGSLDVRRDGARFFAGLGLEGAAAQNRVGEFEQPTPAYALVNATTGLRWTGFGRLNTLTVRVQNALDTAWREHLSRIRQVAPQPGRNVQVLYRIAI